Within the Butyrivibrio sp. AE3004 genome, the region ATAATCAATAACTAAATGTCTATTTTACCGCATTTTGCCATCTTTGTCCACGAGCACCCATGAAGGCCAGTATTCATGCATAAGACTCGGGTCTACAGGCTGATTATTTCGCATCGTAAGTGTCCTTACAAGCTTCTTGTCTTTTCTGCGGTTAAGTCTGGCTCCCCAAAACGAAAATGTTGAATTGGCACAGATATTCCCCATGCAATGACTCATCAACTGGATATCCAGCAGTGAGTGCTTTCCTGTGTTGTGTTCAACAATCGTGTATCTTCCGGGATCCGCATACTTCTGTCTTGCGTAATCAGGATCGTTTGTAAAAATATAAAAGTGCGTATCGGGATCAAGTGCCCTGAAATATTCCATTGCACTCTCATAATACTCCTCAGTTGCAATATTACCGAAAAGAGCCGCATTTTCAGGATCAAGATAATCCCCTCTTCTGATGTGAACGCTTACACTGGGAATATTCTCCATCTCATTCATAAGGTTCATATTTTTTATATTTATCTCAGGGTCGGGATGTGTAGGAAAAACAAACAAATCCTGAAGTTCTTCCATGATATCATCATAATATTTCTGGCATGCAAAGTATCCTTCTATATATTTATCCTTAAGCTCAAATATTTCGGGATGATACATGCAGCTCTCAGAAAATCTTTTGCTCGCAGAAGGAACCAGCTTTTCCATTACCTTCCTTGCAACGCCCCTATCAAGGAAATATGCCCTCTCTTCATCAGTGCAAACGGGAAGCGGCAGATTTGGGAAATAAGAAAGTTCTAAATCCCTCTTTGCAAGAACCCCGTCCTGGGTGGTCTTATTGAACCATGATGTATCAAGTTTTACATTCTTATCAGCACCGGCTTTTTTTAGTTTCCTGTACATTGCGTACTGCTGCATCTGATTTCCCAGTCCGCCGGCAATCTGTATTATTAGCATTAAACAAGCTCCTTTATAAGACGCGCGTTTTCTACAGCACGCTTTTTATATTCAGGCATTATCTCCTGTAATCTCTTTCTTATATCATCCTCGTTCTCAAGAATAAAGCGAAAGGCCTCTGCAAGGTCATCATCCGTCTCAAGCTTTTGAACGGGAACCACATATTTCTCATCTGTCCCGAAAAGATCCGTTGCAATCCCCCGTGACTTAACGGAATACCCTAAAACAAGGGTAGGTACGCAGGTTGAATAGGCTGCTATTGTGGAATGAGTCCTTGCGCCGATAAAAATTCTGCAGGCGCTTATTATGCCTTTTAATTCCTCAGCGGAAGCATCGCGCCCAAGAATAACCCTGCCTGTATCCTTGAATTCTTCATAAAGCTTCTGAAGCGGCTCTCTATCATCATTGCTCCTCCAGACCACATGCGGAATAAGAGCAACCTTTGCTCCCTCAATATTTTCAAGAATATACTTTATAAGATTTCTGTAATTGTTCATGGTTATTCCGGGTCTTGATTCTTTTCCCTGAACCATGGGACTTACATTTAATCCTATAGTATTGTCTTTGACAAACCCTTGAGGAAGTCCGCTTTTCTTAACAGGAAGTACAAAAGCAGGGTCCGGGCAGAGCTTTACCTTCTCAGCAGGTATTCCGCCCTTTAGCATTCCCTCGTAGGATATAGACTCTCTAACTGTTATAAGGTCAAACTTCATAAGATCGTCTTTAAGTGATGCAACCGTATCCGGTTCAACAGAGCATCCCATAAGAACAGAGGACATACTCTTTTCCAAAAAAGCTTCATGCGCAAGCTTTAAGTCATTTACCATTTCGGGATAGCAGTAATTGTCTCCGCCTATAGATACGGCAATCGGCCTTTTATATGAACCTGCTTTTTTCAGCACATCCTTAAACTGATATCTCAAAAAAGATACCGCATCACCGGTAAGTTTTCTGTAAACATAATACAAAATATGAGGAATAAGGTCATTTGCGATTATTCTCTCCTGAACAATCTCACACTCGTTCTTTTTTACCCTCTCTCCAAGTCCGTACATCATATCCTGCTCCCGGCTGTTGGAAATTATCACAGGGGGTATATAGTTTTCGTTTGCACATATGGAAGTCAGCGCCTCAAGGGTGGCATCAGCTATTGCCTCACATCCATGATTGCCGCTTCCTGCGTGCATATAAAATAAAAGTTGTCGATCCATTATCAATCCTCATCAAAGGCATCAGGGTCTATTCCCGAAACTGTCTTAAAGCCATAGTAATTTGCTATCATCTGGTTGTTCCAATTTTGCCAATCCTCAGTGACGTCGCATTCAAAGGCTGCCGAATACCTGTTATCAAATTGCTCGTGAAGCATGGGAATCTCAACATCCTCAGCGCCTTCCTCTGCTTTTGATTCAAGATAATCAAAGCGTCTTGTCTCATCACGATATATTCTGGCGAGATTTGCCCCGTTTTCTATGTAAGAAAATGCCATGTAAATAAGCAGCGCAGCTACAGTTCCCAGCTTTAAAGTCTTTAGGATGACATGACTGTCTTCTCCCCTGCTTCCCGTATTAATACATGCATAGCCCTGAACTATCGCCACCGTTAAAAATATCCCTGCTCCGAAATACGCCCTGACCTGAGGTGTTACCGTCAAAATGAGGCTGTATGCCGTTGCAAAAAATATAAATGTAAACAGTATCATTTCCTTAAGCGCTTCAAAGTTTCTGCCCTGCACCTTCAGGAAAATAAAGATAACAGTAAGAACTATCAGCATGACCATAAACTCTTCCTTGAGCGTCAGCGTTATTTTTAAAAATCTTGCAGCAAGCGCCAAAATCCCCGTATTGGATTCTTCCATATACTGAACTCTTATCTTATTTCCGGGTGCAAGTACCATTATTCCAAGTCCGAGCGCAGTACCTATGGCAGCAGAAATAGTCCATGTAAACACCTTTTTATAATAGGCAATAAGAATCAGCATCATAAGGAAAAGTCCGCCGCTGGTATTTTCATTGCACCATCCGGATACAACTCCCAGAAGAAAAAATCCCACGCATCTTACACCAGCATTTTTCCCCACATCCATAACTCCTGAGATACTGCTTCTGTATGCTCTTCTGTAGAGCGTGATCATTGTCATTACAATCGTTGTTGTAAAAAGATAGTTACATGCTCCTGTTTCCCACAGAACTGTCTGCCCAAAGGATATCCCTGTCAGCCATATAAGAAGTACGGACAGAATGTAATTTTTAACGTTATAATGAATATTTGTATCCGCATTTAAATATATAAGCAGAGTCAGTACCGTAAACACCGCCGACGAAATAAGATTAAAGAACACTCTTCCGCCAAAGGTATGCATATCAATAAACATGCATATTCTAAGCATTATATGAGCAACAGACCTACCGGTCCATGTCATATACTGGTTATGCTCCTGGGAAAACAGTTCAAAAAAGTTCCCCGCACTCTGAACCTCCTTACCATAGGACAAGTCATCCATAAGCATGGGGGTAAGCATCTCATATATAAAAATTGTAATAAAGCATATTAAAACCGAAAACAGAAACAGTTTTTTTCTTGTGTTTTCTTCTTTTATCATCTCTTTTTCCATTGTCCGTATAATTTGATGTAGAGTCCCGGGCTGCATGAAAATATTGCCACCTTTATCTTGTAGCCAAAAGAAAGGCGTCCGTAGGCACCGGCAACACCCATTGCCCTTTTTATCTCATCCTTTGCAAATAAAACAACCTTATCCTTCATGGCTCCGGAAAGAGCCCCGTCCCTATTTTCGCTCATATAATAGGATTTAGCAAATTTTGATACAACAAGAAGAGCTGCCATGGTCTTAATTACAGCAAACCTGACGTTTGCTTCAGAGGAAATCCCATGTTTCATTTTAGAGATACGCTCCTCTGCTATGTCCCAACACTTTATCTGGTCAAGATATGAGGGCTTAAACTGCGTAAGCATAGCACCACTGTCATTATAATTATATTTATATCCATCGCCCTCTATCAGGCTTATACATTTTCTGTCACATACCTTTATCAGAGCATCCAGCAAAAAAAGCATGTCCTCCCCGATAGTTAAGCCCTCGGGAAATCTGATCTTCTTTCCATCATCAAGCAGTTCTCTTAAGAAAAGCTTTCCCCATACATGAGTATCTTCGGAAAGTATGCCGTCCTCTATGTATCTGTGCCCGGTAACAGGCTCAGCTGAGCTTATTTTTCCATCCATTATAACAATTGATGAAGCGTTCCTTAGTGCCGACTCCAAAAGGTCTGAAATATAATGATCACCTACAAGATCATCAGCATCAACAAAAGCGATATATCGTCCACAGGAATTCTCTATTCCGATATTCCTTGCTTTTGATACACCGCCGTTTTTTACATGAAAAACCCTTAAATACTGGATATTATCACTTAATCTGTCGCAGATTTCTCCCGTAGAGTCGGTGGAACCGTCATCAACGATGACTATTTCCATTATATCACTGCAATCTGCTGCCATATCCTTTACATAATCGGATATTTTCTGAGCACACACTGACTTAACACAGTCCTCAATGTAATCCTGTGCCCGGTAAGCCGGTATTATAACACTGACCATAGGTTTTCCCATGATTGTATTCATTAATGTGCCCCCGCAGTTACTCTGTCAAAACTTTTTATGATCATCCGAAGTATCAGTATCACAAGCGCATTCGGATGCTTCATACCAAAATATACCAGTTTGTTGGACTTCTCAGACACCGTAACAGGTGTCCTTCTTATTACGTCCGCAACTTCCCCCTCAGCGAATATGCTTCTTACTATCCCGGTAATCTTCGGAGTATCTATCCGAAGTACATTCTTCATAACAACAAAAAGCAGTCTTACATATTCCCTGTCCATTTGCTGCTTAGCATTCGCTACACCCTTCTTTTCCATGATATCAAGGAAAACATGATAATCCAACTTAATATTTTCAAGAAGCCTCTTATCATATCCGTGAGCCATGGAATCGCCTACCGTCCTGTAGTGATAAAAGTAACCGCCCTTAACAATAGTAACCCTGTCTGCATCCAGAATGCACGGAAGCATGATATTGACGTCCTCTCCCATCCTTATATCAAAATTCAGATACTGAAGATTATCCAATATCAGCTCACGGGTGATAAGCTTCATGCACCTGGACATTATTATTGGTCTGTTTTCTTCCCCGAGAAGCCTTGTCCTTATTTCGGAAAGTTTTTCCTTTTCATAAACTCCCGGTGCGATTGGGTGTGCAACTTTTCTTTTCTCGTTCTTTTTTTCGATTATATAGTTACTACTGATTATCTCTCTGATTCCCGGGTCACCACTTACATATTTCAATAGTTTCTCAACCATATCCGTATCTACCCAGTCATCACCGTCAACAAAAAGAGCATAACGGCCTGTTGCAGCCTTTATGCCCTCACTCCATGCAGACATCAGGCCACCGTTTTTCTTATGAATAACACGAATGCGCTCATCCTTTGCTGCATATTCATCGCAGAGCTTCTCACTTCCATCGCTCGCACCATCATCCACAAGAATAATCTCTATATCCTTATATGTTTGATTTATTACGCTTTCAATGCAGTCGACCAGATATTCCCTGATATTATAGACAGTAATAATAACGCTGACCTCTCTGTTTGCCATATTTAGCGTGCTCCTCTGCCAAAAAGAACAACTCCTACAGTTTTAATAAGTATTCTCACGTCAAGTCCGAGTGACCAGTTATCGATATACTGAAGATCCAGCTTAACAACATCATCAAAGTCATCAATGTCGCTTCGGCCGCTAATCTGCCACATTCCGGTAAGTCCAGGTGTCATACTGATTCTTCTTCTGTAATACTGATTATACTTCTCGAACTCATCCTCCGTCGGTGGTCTTGTTCCTACAAGACTCATATCTCCCTTAAATATGTTCAGGAACTGCGGAAGCTCATCAATACTCGTCTTTCTGATAAATGCTCCCACCTTGGTGATTCTGGGATCATCCTTCATCTTGAACATAAGACCGTTCATCTCATTCTGATCTTCAAGCTTACGCTTTACTTCCTCCGCATCAGTTCTCATGCTTCGGAATTTATAAATCTTGAATCTTCTGCCGTTTCTTCCGATACGAACCTGTGAAAAGAAAACAGGGCCGGGAGAATCAAGCTTGATAGCAAGTGCCACAAAGGGAGTAACTATTCCCGTAAATACGAGTCCGACAGCCGCACCTATAATATCCATAAGCCTCTTGATCATAAGTGCTCTGTATCTCTCTGTTCCGTGAATATAAGAGATAACAGAATAGGTTGCAAGGTTGCCAACCGAAGTGCTTCCCGCAATGTTCGGGAGCTCAACGCAGTAATGAACCGTCACACCCATGTCACCAAAAGCTGCGATCGTCTCATTTAAAGCCTTCTGACTTATATTGGGAGTATAAATAAATATCTCATCAACAGGATAGGAGGTCACGGTATCGATAATATTGTCTCTGTTGGCAATAACCTTAACACCTCTTATCTCCTCGCCTGACATATCCTCGTCAAGGCATACAGCACCCTCAATTGAATAGTTGAACTCAAGTCTGTGCTGAAGATGTCTTATGGTAGGCATCATCATCTCTTTTTCCGAAACGACAAGGAGTTTTATTGCAGCGTCTCCGTTTTGCCAGTGGTTTTTGAGAATAACCTTTACCAGTTGATGAAACGTCAGCATCAAAATCGCATTGATAATTATAAAATAGAACATAACCAGACGGGAGAACTGCTCAGCCAGCTTAAGTATATAAGCGACAGCAATTGTACCAAGGATGAGTACCAGTTCAAATCTTGCTACAGCAGTTCCCTCCTTCCAGATGGTCCTCTTTAAAAAACCTCTGTTGGAATCGATTGTGAATGTATATATCGTACATACCAGAATCATCAGAACGCAGATATAAAAGTGCATGTATTTATCCTGCATATCCCTGAAGTTCCAGAATCTGATATACGTCGCGAGCACGAATGAAATAATTATGGATATAATGTCCACTATCCATAACGTATAATTAACCAGATATTTTGTTTTTCCTTGCACTGTATTCCTCCCATCTGTCTGACAACAGATATACCCCGGCGATGGGAAGCAGATAATTTCTTCCAATAAAGGATGAAACGAAGCTTGCTTCAACCAGAGTAAATAAACTTACAGAGATTATCATGATCATAACTCCGTAATCTCTGTTCTGATATAGCCTGTATATCAGATAGATAATAACCATAAGGATAAGTATGGCAGGTATTATTCCATACCAGTAAAAAAGCCTGACCCATCCCATATCAAAAAAAGCATTCCCACTAAACTCATCCCCCCACAGACTCCAAGTCTGCAATGAGCCCTTATGGGATTTTGTATCGTAATAAAGTGACTGAATCCGTCCTGTCAGGAGCCTGTCAAGCTTGTGATAAAACGGGTAATCATCATTTCTGGCATATTCGCTGATAGCCGCAGCCCATACAGAAAAAGAAATACATGCTCCCAAAGTCAGAATTCCGGCAATATAGAGAAGCTTTGTATTCTTCAGCGGCTCAAATTCATAGACAAGATAAGCAAGAACGATTGTAAAAATCGTAAGCGCCGTACCTGTCCTTGAATATGTCAGAAAATATATAAGCACATTAAATACAAGTGCGGCTAACATTATAACATTTCTTCTTAATTTATCAAAATCTTTTATAAGATATATAAGCAGAACTGTTACTGAAAAAATGACGCTCTGCAGTGTGTTAGGGTGACCGAAGCCAAAGGTATATCTGACCTCATCCCCCACTTCTCTTCCGTAGTCATAAACAAGCTTTACATCTCCCGCAATCCCAAGCACGGAAGCTGCCACAATGACCACAAGTCCCGCCAGAGTGACGGCAAAAATATACTTAAGCATCTTCAAAAGATCAGCATCCTTGCAGGCGATGACAAATAACGAAAATCTAAGCAGATCGTTATTCCCTGTCACCTTATAACCTATGACACTCACAATTCCCACTATGGCAATAACAATCCACTGTTTCAAGGAATAATGCGTCAGCAAAAGAGCAAGTACGGTAAAAGCAAAGCTGATCCTGAAAATCTGCTTGGGGCTTGAAAGCGGAAGAGTACTCCTCTCGTATATCATCAGGAATAATTCTATCGTAAGCGCTGCATATAGAAATATATTACGTAGCTTGGTGATAAATGATTTTTCCATCAAGTGTAGTCTCCACGATTTTTTCATCCCTTACTTCATAGATCATGTCACATTTCTCAATAGTGTTAAGTCTATGAGCAATGATTATCATCGTCTTCTTGCCGTGGAAGCTGTTTATTGCCTCCATGACTGCTGCCTCAGTCTCATTGTCAAGAGCACTGGTAGCCTCATCAAATACCAGTATCTCAGGATTGTGATAAAGAGCTCTTGCGATACCAATTCTCTGTCTCTGACCACCGGAAAGTCTGACTCCCCGGTCACCGATCCTGGTATCAAGCCCCTCGGGAAGAGATCTTATGAAGTCAGCAAGCTGTGCTTCCTCACATACCTGCCATATTCTCTCTTCATCTATTTCATCTGCATCAATACCAAAAGCAATGTTATCTCTTATTGACTCATCTATAAGATAAATACTTTGCGGAATATATCCTATCTGAGCAAGCCATGACTCATAATTACTGAAAATATTGGCTCCGTCGCAAAGGATTTCTCCGCTCTTAGCATGCAAAAGTCCAAGCAGGATATCAACTACAGTTGATTTACCTGCACCTGAAGATCCCATGATTCCGACAGATTTACCCTTGGGAACAACCATGTCCGCACCTGTGAAAATGTTCTTCTCAGCATCCGGATATGCAAAGGTTATACCCTTAAGCTCTATCTTATCCTCAAGCTTTAATGCAGGGCCCGCAATCGCCATTCTCTCAGCAGCCATCTTTTTATCTGACTTCATTGATTCTGTCAGATTGTCATATACAAAGTTAAGGCTCGGCTCCTCGTAAGCAATCTCGGTGATGTAAGTATTAATTCTGTAGGCACTTGGCATAAGTCTGACTGCTGCCACACCAAAAGCCATAAGCTGTGTTACAAGGAGCTTCGGATCTCCGCCCTCTGCAACATAGATCATGATAAATCCGAAAACTGCTGCCATAAACACAGTCTCAATGATAGGTCTCGGAGTATTGTTTAATACGGTATACCTTACATCAGTAGCTGCACCCAGCTTACCTGATTCATAGTAATTTCTTATGAAAAAGTCTTCTCTGTTAAGTACCTTAACCTCTTTAAGACCGTAAATAGCCTGAATTCTCCACTTCGCTATTCTTGAACTGATGCTCTGATTTTTACGTCCAACTTCGTTCATCTTGGGCTTAATTATCTTGGTTATCGGAATAGTAATAACCACCAGAACAACAATTATAAGAAGTGCCATCTTCCAGCTTGTATATATGAGGTAAAGTCCCAAAAATGTTGAAACCACAAGCTCTGTGCAAAGATTCAAAAGTGCCAGCATAAGTGAAAACATCTTCGGTATATCGCCATCTGTTATACGAAATACTGTAGGTATATCCGCTCCGAGATAGTCTTCGTAAGGTCTGTTCAAAAACTCTCTCATAACACGGGAAATCATGTCATTTCTCGTTGTCGATATAAATCTGTTCTGTACATAAACAAGAACTACAAGATATATGTTCTTTACAACATATACAAAAATCAGAAGTCCCATGATAGCGCAAATTCTTTTGGTATCAGTATCTATCCCCATAGAATTTGCAATACCTGTGATAAGCGGAAACTTTGCCATTCCCTTTTGCAATGCCTCGGGATCAAGAATTACGTCAAATACCGGCATAAGCATTCCGACACCCAGAGTCTCAAAAAGTCCTCCGAGAATGATCATGAAACCGAGAATGACAAGCTGTCTCTTCTGTCTTTTGTCAAAAATATAATTTATCTTAGTAAGGAGCTTTAAGCCTTCAGCCTTATTCTCCTTGGGATTACTCAAACTCATAAATCTTCCTTTAATCTAATCAGATACGCGTCATGCGCTCAGTATATATATCATCCATAGGCTTATTATTTAGCCACTTTTTGGGCACAATAACAGTCTTGTCCGGCGAATCGTTCATCCATGCACTCCACCAGCTGTAGCTGGAATTTGCAAGAATATGATGCTTGCAAAGGCTCATCAGCAGCATGTCTGCAGCGTCCTCATTCTCCTCACCCGTATCTACAATACGGAATTTCTTTCCGGAAACATTCTCCTCGCACCACTCCTTATCAGCGGTAAACACATAGAAAATAGCACCGGGATGCTCAGCCACCATAAGGTCAATAGCTCTCTTATAGTAGTCCGTATCGCAGATGCCGCCATAGGTCTCTATTGCACCGGGAAGAAGATAATCACCTCTTCTGACATGAATGCTGACTGATTCCGTCTCCCAAATTTGTCTGTAAAGCTCCCAGCTCTCCTCTTTCGTAAAGACTTCTCCGGGGTTTATCACAAACTCCTTGCGAAGCTGAGCTATTACATTTTTATCACTGAAATATTTATCACTCTGGAAATATCCGTTAAGATATGCATCCTCCAGCTCGAATACCTTTGGATCAAAGATACCTGTCTTTTCCTCGTATTCCTTAGTTCTACGTCCAAAAATCTTCCTTCGGATTCTGCTGAAGATATCCAAATATGAATCCGTGATATCAATAACCTCGGCATCTGAAGCCATGTCATAGGTTATCCCGAACATATCCTCCAAAACCGGATCTCGCTGCGGATCATCACGAAAGCCGTAGAAATTATCGATTTTTACTTCCTTCCCCAACGCTTTCAGCTGAAGATACAGGGCATACTGAAACATCTGGTTACCCAGTCCGCCCATCATTCTGATTATTATCATACAACCCCCTGATTGTTACTTAACATAAAAATGATCATAAATAAAACGATGCTCCAAAAACTTCTGCATACGCTTTTTAACCTTAGGATCAGCAATCCTGCAGCCAAAAATATTATCAAAATCATCCCGGCATTTCTCAAGAGTTGCCGTTATGTCTTCAAGATATTTGCTCTTATCTCCCATCTTATCAAGCTTCGCCTCCGAATAATAGTCAAGAAGCCTCGTGTACATAAGATAGTCCTCAGTATATGCAAGGTCATCCCTTTCTATCCTTGAAAGATAATTTCTGACCGCTTTGCATGTCGGAATCCACTCTGAAAAAATGCAGAAAAATCCCTCCTGAGCCTTTAAGCTGTCCTTTCTGTCTATTATATAATGATAAAGTGGGGTGTCAACGAACACCGCTTTTCCCACATCATTCATAATTTCAAGGGAAAAAAGCCTGTCCTCAAAAAACATGACAGCAGGAAATCTTTTTTCTTTCAGAAGACTTTTATGATAAAGCCTGTTCCATACCATATTTTTAAAGGGCAAACCTTCCTTATCTTCAATGCAGGCAGTTATCATATCATCACTCTTTACATAATATATATTGCCTGCCCGCATATCCTCGGTAAGAGGATGAATCTGTGCAGGCTCTACATCATTATTTGTATAATAATCGCATATGGCAAGCTTGCAGCTGGACTCTAAAATGGCACTCATCATATACTCGTATGCGTAGCTCTCCACATAATCATCGCCATCAAGAAAAGCTATATACTCTCCCTTTGCCATATCGATCGCATGATTTCTGGCAGTTCCGGGGCCAAGATTCGATTGGTGCACAACTCTTAGCCTTTTTTCCTGAGTCAGGTAGTAGTCGCAGATAGTCGCAGTCTTATCCCTTGAACCGTCATCTATGATCAGAATATCCAGGTTCGAGTAGGTCTGTGCCATGACAGATTCGATGCATCTGGATATATATCTTTCAACGTTATAACAGGTTATGGCTACCGTTATTAATGGCTGTTTTTCCTTTGGTATGCCGTTAAAGTAATAATGACTAAGATCTCCCATATATACTCCGTTTTTCAAAAAACATTACAATTGTACCTGTATAATTCCATAATCATATTTATGGATTTGTTAACCTAAGTGTGTTTTCTCGTTCATCTTTAATCAATGAGACAGCGCACTATGGTCAGTCTACAAGACTGTTATAATCATAGTTTCCGAGAAGCAGTTTTTCTGTCATCAAGTAATCTATAGCATTTTCCTTAGTTATTCTGTCGGACGTTGTAAACATATCCGTCTCCTCATAACCGTTTTCATACATAATTATGGTATCAAGGATAAAACTGTTTACACCCGCATCATAATGCGCCTGATCTCTGTATCTTGAAAGATCAGCCGTAATGTCCGTATGCGTGGTAAAGCTGTAAATATGTATATTATCACATTCAAGCATCTGATTTATGGCCGCTTCCTTATAAGCAAGTATATTATCAAGCTGCCCTTCTTCATAGAGATTTCCCCAGTATACCATGGAATATGGCGGAAAAAAGCATATAAACTTTGTCTCCGGATGCATTCTCGCAAGCGAAACCACATTCTGCTCAATGTTGTCATGAAGTGTTTTCATAGCCTCCGTGTCAGATCCCGGATATTCTATGGCTTCAGGCTCCTTAAATCTCTTTTTTCCCAAAAGGACATAGTCTTTACCATACTGATTATCATTATCGGTATAGCTGTAATCATCAAAGCTTGTAACGCCGGGTGTCTTTCCCTGCAGAGGTGATACAAGAGCAGGGATTGCATATCTTAAAAGAACATCCTTATTAAGCAAATATTTCACATCATCTATCGGGTTGTCATTTGTTAGCCAGTAGGGATACTCTCCCATATCGTCCCTAAGCTCATCCTTATCTCTTACAAGAAGCGTGTAGTCAAGCGGTCTTAATATATATTCAGGATTATGTCCGCTCTCATAGGACACCTTCAGATTATCGTTGATTTCCTTGTAAGTCGCTCCGGAATAAACTACCTTTACAGTCTTGCAATATAGTCCCTCTTCAAACTGACTTGCTTTAAAGTTCTCGCACATAGAGGTACCCGTAATAATTGCTTCGTAATCAAAATTCCTTGTTATTCCGTCATTTTGTGATCTCTGGTCATACAACTTGTAAAAGAGCTTCCCGTTCGGAGCTCTGTAATGGAAAAAAGGGTCCACAAAATACACCACCCCCGCTATTAGGGCCAGTGTGGCAATCGTTAATATCAAAATAGCTTTAAACCACTTTTTTCCGGTCATTAATAATCCTCAACGCAATAAATAAAAGATAAAACAAACTGCTTCATTGCAATAGGTTATCGCAATTAAAAATTAAAGTACAAGAAAGTTGAAATCGAACTCATTGACACAATGCAGGCGACAAGTATCACCCAGGTAAA harbors:
- a CDS encoding glycosyltransferase family 2 protein, whose product is MANREVSVIITVYNIREYLVDCIESVINQTYKDIEIILVDDGASDGSEKLCDEYAAKDERIRVIHKKNGGLMSAWSEGIKAATGRYALFVDGDDWVDTDMVEKLLKYVSGDPGIREIISSNYIIEKKNEKRKVAHPIAPGVYEKEKLSEIRTRLLGEENRPIIMSRCMKLITRELILDNLQYLNFDIRMGEDVNIMLPCILDADRVTIVKGGYFYHYRTVGDSMAHGYDKRLLENIKLDYHVFLDIMEKKGVANAKQQMDREYVRLLFVVMKNVLRIDTPKITGIVRSIFAEGEVADVIRRTPVTVSEKSNKLVYFGMKHPNALVILILRMIIKSFDRVTAGAH
- a CDS encoding alpha-1,2-fucosyltransferase; the protein is MLIIQIAGGLGNQMQQYAMYRKLKKAGADKNVKLDTSWFNKTTQDGVLAKRDLELSYFPNLPLPVCTDEERAYFLDRGVARKVMEKLVPSASKRFSESCMYHPEIFELKDKYIEGYFACQKYYDDIMEELQDLFVFPTHPDPEINIKNMNLMNEMENIPSVSVHIRRGDYLDPENAALFGNIATEEYYESAMEYFRALDPDTHFYIFTNDPDYARQKYADPGRYTIVEHNTGKHSLLDIQLMSHCMGNICANSTFSFWGARLNRRKDKKLVRTLTMRNNQPVDPSLMHEYWPSWVLVDKDGKMR
- a CDS encoding sugar transferase, yielding MQGKTKYLVNYTLWIVDIISIIISFVLATYIRFWNFRDMQDKYMHFYICVLMILVCTIYTFTIDSNRGFLKRTIWKEGTAVARFELVLILGTIAVAYILKLAEQFSRLVMFYFIIINAILMLTFHQLVKVILKNHWQNGDAAIKLLVVSEKEMMMPTIRHLQHRLEFNYSIEGAVCLDEDMSGEEIRGVKVIANRDNIIDTVTSYPVDEIFIYTPNISQKALNETIAAFGDMGVTVHYCVELPNIAGSTSVGNLATYSVISYIHGTERYRALMIKRLMDIIGAAVGLVFTGIVTPFVALAIKLDSPGPVFFSQVRIGRNGRRFKIYKFRSMRTDAEEVKRKLEDQNEMNGLMFKMKDDPRITKVGAFIRKTSIDELPQFLNIFKGDMSLVGTRPPTEDEFEKYNQYYRRRISMTPGLTGMWQISGRSDIDDFDDVVKLDLQYIDNWSLGLDVRILIKTVGVVLFGRGAR
- a CDS encoding glycosyltransferase family 2 protein, encoding MNTIMGKPMVSVIIPAYRAQDYIEDCVKSVCAQKISDYVKDMAADCSDIMEIVIVDDGSTDSTGEICDRLSDNIQYLRVFHVKNGGVSKARNIGIENSCGRYIAFVDADDLVGDHYISDLLESALRNASSIVIMDGKISSAEPVTGHRYIEDGILSEDTHVWGKLFLRELLDDGKKIRFPEGLTIGEDMLFLLDALIKVCDRKCISLIEGDGYKYNYNDSGAMLTQFKPSYLDQIKCWDIAEERISKMKHGISSEANVRFAVIKTMAALLVVSKFAKSYYMSENRDGALSGAMKDKVVLFAKDEIKRAMGVAGAYGRLSFGYKIKVAIFSCSPGLYIKLYGQWKKR
- a CDS encoding polysaccharide pyruvyl transferase family protein: MDRQLLFYMHAGSGNHGCEAIADATLEALTSICANENYIPPVIISNSREQDMMYGLGERVKKNECEIVQERIIANDLIPHILYYVYRKLTGDAVSFLRYQFKDVLKKAGSYKRPIAVSIGGDNYCYPEMVNDLKLAHEAFLEKSMSSVLMGCSVEPDTVASLKDDLMKFDLITVRESISYEGMLKGGIPAEKVKLCPDPAFVLPVKKSGLPQGFVKDNTIGLNVSPMVQGKESRPGITMNNYRNLIKYILENIEGAKVALIPHVVWRSNDDREPLQKLYEEFKDTGRVILGRDASAEELKGIISACRIFIGARTHSTIAAYSTCVPTLVLGYSVKSRGIATDLFGTDEKYVVPVQKLETDDDLAEAFRFILENEDDIRKRLQEIMPEYKKRAVENARLIKELV
- a CDS encoding DUF3329 domain-containing protein, encoding MEKEMIKEENTRKKLFLFSVLICFITIFIYEMLTPMLMDDLSYGKEVQSAGNFFELFSQEHNQYMTWTGRSVAHIMLRICMFIDMHTFGGRVFFNLISSAVFTVLTLLIYLNADTNIHYNVKNYILSVLLIWLTGISFGQTVLWETGACNYLFTTTIVMTMITLYRRAYRSSISGVMDVGKNAGVRCVGFFLLGVVSGWCNENTSGGLFLMMLILIAYYKKVFTWTISAAIGTALGLGIMVLAPGNKIRVQYMEESNTGILALAARFLKITLTLKEEFMVMLIVLTVIFIFLKVQGRNFEALKEMILFTFIFFATAYSLILTVTPQVRAYFGAGIFLTVAIVQGYACINTGSRGEDSHVILKTLKLGTVAALLIYMAFSYIENGANLARIYRDETRRFDYLESKAEEGAEDVEIPMLHEQFDNRYSAAFECDVTEDWQNWNNQMIANYYGFKTVSGIDPDAFDED